In Saccharomycodes ludwigii strain NBRC 1722 chromosome III, whole genome shotgun sequence, one DNA window encodes the following:
- the QCR6 gene encoding ubiquinol--cytochrome-c reductase subunit 6 (similar to Saccharomyces cerevisiae YFR033C | QCR6 | ubiQuinol-cytochrome C oxidoReductase), which translates to MISSITEYLEELKEAFVPTVAKAEEEKEEEKEDNDDDDDDDDEDDDDDEDEDEEVGDQYDALREECSKTAEGQPLVHHYMECVERVHKAQEQPGYEELEHKEDCVEEFFHLQHYINECAAPRLFDKLK; encoded by the exons atgatctCCTCCATTACTGAATACTTAGAAGAATTAAAGGAAGCTTTTGTCCCAACTGTTGCCAAGGCTGAA gaagaaaaggaagaagaaaaggaagataatgatgatgatgatgacgatgatgatgaggacgatgatgatgatgaggaCGAAGATGAAGAAGTTGGTGATCAATATGATGCTTTAAGAGAGGAATGTTCTAAAACTGCTGAAGGTCAACCATTGGTCCATCATTATATGGAATGTGTTGAAAGAGTCCATAAAGCTCAAGAACAACCAGGTTATGAGGAATTAGAACACAAGGAAGATTGTGTTGAGGAATTTTTCCATTTACAACACTATATCAATGAATGTGCTGCTCCAAGATTATTCGACAAGTTAAAATAA